From Sphaeramia orbicularis chromosome 21, fSphaOr1.1, whole genome shotgun sequence:
GGACTAATGAAGCAAACAAGTCCacttattaaaatattgtttCAACTGAGGCATTATTATACATTAGACAGAAGGAAAGGTCATGACCCCAGTATGGGGTTTATGGATTCAGATTAACTGTGAGGccacagtgctaaccactacaccaccgtgCTGCCCAGGAAAATAACAGAATTAGTTGCAAAAATGCTCATCTAGTTGTTCCTTTTTAGTTCCAGGTACTTTTCCAGTTTTTTGTTGCCccattcaaactttttgaagaaGCATTTCCATTAACAAATccaacatttattattttttattttattattcttttaacGGTAGATGTTCCTGTTTCCATTTTTTAGATCTtctactgtgaataaaatatgggtttatgagacttaagctttgtattgtttttatttacattttacataggGTCAAAACCTTTTCGAATAGTGTATAAAGAGTGCACTTTGACAACATTAGCCAACATCTAAGGTAACTTAAATTATCACTGTAGCTCAACTTCATGACAGATGAAAACCTCTGTTTGCAGTGTCCAGTATTAtgtaaggctatgttcagactgcagccaaatgtggcccaaatcagattttttgctactatttgacctgtatctgacctgttaaagacggTTTGAgcggcacaaatccgattttttcaaattcgacccaggtcactttcatatgtggtcctaaatccgatacagattggatattttgcaatgcaacgtcAGTCTGAATggtcaggtcacatttatccgaccttacgtcattgaaatgccagtacagcctgACTGCAACATGGTTGCGAACGGATATAGGTTgccggagatgagtgtcttgtcgtgagagtgttgaggagaggcggtcacagatatattttaatgttcttcttctcatttgaaaattatgaatgaagtctgttTCAGTGAAGCTGcaaacatcactatcccaccactcctgactccaactttgcatccaaatactctgttgtacagacgtagcagccattgcaccacaaaaggccagagcaaaaaacctggctctcctcttttttaatcttctacttaaaatgatttgactgtaatggtgctgattttggttgtagagaaactttatcagtgccacacacaagCCGATACAAGATGCCTCcgtatttacttccgtaaacacagtgcgtgctgcgtggtcacgtattatgtcagaatctcttttgtgcatgcaggtcacttcagggtcgcattcagttcagactcaaaactgatagaagtcgcatttaatttggaatatgaacgagcacacaaaaaatcgtatttcacaaaaaatctgaattgtgcattaagacctgctgtctgaacatagcctaaaagTCTGCAGTGTCCACATTTTAAGTCCAACAGAAACAATACATGTTCTGCGTATTTGTACTAGgattttattgttgttgtgtttggaTTGTAGTGTTGATGGACATTCAAAAACTGTAAGGAcaaatttatgtaaatatatttttgattttttcaTATAGAGGGTAAATATTTGCATTGACAAATAAACATTTTAGTGTGGACAGAGCATATGATTTCAGGCTTCCAATGAtgttcttcttgtattttttttttaatgaggatGACACAGTTATAAATAAAACTTTCCTCATACAGTTCCATTTCCAGATCGAAGGTGAGGTGCATATACGACAAAACACGTTTGAGTCAGGTATCGGTAAAGGTCACACTACACAGTAGATGCTACAGTGTTTGTCCAAACTGAGTctttaaaagtcagttttttgtGACTGGTTATGTTTAATGTTTTTCACCTGTTTAATTGATTAACATTTGCATTAATGGATCATGAATATAATTTGTCATATATTACTCTTACTGGGCACGTTGAAGTGGAAAAATACAGATATGTTTATTTTCTGATCATGTTAATAACATATATTCTAATAATATGTTGTAATTCTACTATTGTATGTCTTATTTTCCTTCACAAAAACCTCCATGAGCCGATGTATATGTTTATTGCAGCTCTGTTATGGAACTCTATTCTTTTCAGCACTACTATCTATCCAAAGCTACTGATTGACTTTTTATCTGAAATACAGGTCATAACTTATTCAGCCTgtctatttcagttttttctgttttattctttgGGTGCTTCAGAATTCTTATTGTTGGCAGCCATGTCCTATGACAGGTATGCGTCTATATGTAAACCGTTGCAGTATACAACTATAATGACACAAACAACAGTCACTGTTGTCCTGGTTTTATCATGGCTTCTACCTGCGTGTTTGATTTTAGTGCTAGTGATACTCAGTGCTGATATGAAACTTTGTGAGTTCACGTTAAAAGGAATTTTTTGCAACAATTCAGTTTACCAACTTACTTGTGTGAATTCCAAAGTACGGTCTATATTTGGTGCAGTTACTTTTTCAAACATTGTAGTGTTTCCTATTCTTTTTATAATTTTTACATACTCTAAAATATTTATAATATCTTTTCAAAGTGGTAGTGAAGTCAGGAAAAAAGCTGCACAGACCTGTTTACCCCACTTGCTTGTCTTAGTCAGTTTTACTTGTTTATGCATATTTGATGTCAGTATAGCTCGGCTGGAGTCCGAACTTCCAAAACTCGCACGTTTAATAATGACGTTACAGGTAGTTTCGTATCATCCACTATTTAATCCAATCATATATGgactaaaaatgacagaaatttcCAAACACCTCAAGAGGTTGTTCTGTCCATCTAGAATGGGTTAATGTATTTGCACTAGTGCATATTAAGTAAATTCTTCATGCAGtatttaaaatacatgttttctgTCTATTACAAAGAA
This genomic window contains:
- the LOC115412030 gene encoding olfactory receptor 6N2-like, whose translation is MDHEYNLSYITLTGHVEVEKYRYVYFLIMLITYILIICCNSTIVCLIFLHKNLHEPMYMFIAALLWNSILFSTTIYPKLLIDFLSEIQVITYSACLFQFFLFYSLGASEFLLLAAMSYDRYASICKPLQYTTIMTQTTVTVVLVLSWLLPACLILVLVILSADMKLCEFTLKGIFCNNSVYQLTCVNSKVRSIFGAVTFSNIVVFPILFIIFTYSKIFIISFQSGSEVRKKAAQTCLPHLLVLVSFTCLCIFDVSIARLESELPKLARLIMTLQVVSYHPLFNPIIYGLKMTEISKHLKRLFCPSRMG